The DNA window CTGTCTTACCTGCCAGGCGGTGGCCGAGTCGGATTTGCGCCTGGCGGTCACTCGGATCCGGACCGCCGCCATGATCGAGGTCCGCACCCTGCCCTGTCGCGTGGACCGCCTGGAGCGTCTCAATCACGATGTCACGCGGCTGTTTCTGAAACTCCCCGAGCAGCAGCGATTGCCCTTCATGGCCGGCCAGTATCTGGAGTTCGTCCTGAGCGACGGGCGCCTACGCGCCTTTTCCATCGCCAACGCGCCGCACGACGACGCATTCATCGAACTCCATGTGCGCCAGGTGCCGGGCGGCGAGTTCACCGACTTCGTCTTCGATGGCCTGCGCGAGAAGGCCATCCTGCGCATTCAGGGACCGCTCGGGAGCTTCGTGCTGCGCGAGGAATCCGCGCGGCCCATGCTCCTGATCGGCGGCGGCACCGGTTTCGCACCGCTGAAGGGGATGATCGAGCATGCGCTCCATGTCGGCATCCAGCGTTCGATCCGGCTCTACTGGGGCGTGCGCTCGCGGCGCGATCTCTATCTGGCCGAACTGCCCGCGACCTGGAGCCAGCGGCACCCCGATTTCCGCTTTACCCCGGTACTGTCCGAGCCGGACCCGGACTGGAGCGGGCGCACCGGCTTCGTGCATGAGGCGGTGCTCGCCGATCATCCCGATCTGGATCGCTTCGA is part of the Thiocystis violascens DSM 198 genome and encodes:
- a CDS encoding CDP-6-deoxy-delta-3,4-glucoseen reductase; this encodes MRFKIQIESDDRTFEADPGETLLSAALRQGVGLPYGCRNGQCGSCAAQLLAGSIRYPSGQTEGLEGKPAGTCLTCQAVAESDLRLAVTRIRTAAMIEVRTLPCRVDRLERLNHDVTRLFLKLPEQQRLPFMAGQYLEFVLSDGRLRAFSIANAPHDDAFIELHVRQVPGGEFTDFVFDGLREKAILRIQGPLGSFVLREESARPMLLIGGGTGFAPLKGMIEHALHVGIQRSIRLYWGVRSRRDLYLAELPATWSQRHPDFRFTPVLSEPDPDWSGRTGFVHEAVLADHPDLDRFDVYLSGPPVMVEAGRAAFAARGLGMDQMFSDAFTYAADGKRP